TTGGAAGACGTTGACTTACAGTTGAAACCACGAAGATTGTATTCATCATTGTAGATTTTACTGTCTGCTGACGTTTATTATTTGCACTGTGGATCAATCCACTTTTTCCACGTTTACCATGAAACACGAGAAAAGATTAAGCATTAGGGAGCTATCGTAAGGTTAAGTTCTTGTTTTTGGACATGGTAATGTGattcccttttgtttttaaatttaaattacatATTATGCTTCAAGATTTGTAACATCTGATCAGCAGTCAAAACAATCAAAAGCACCAGTGGTATGCAACAGTGAAAAGCAAGCTTGACTTACTTGATAAATTGCTAAAGCATTTAAtccttaaacaaaaaaatatacattttgtcacTTGACTGCTGGTTTCAGCACTACACACTCTTACTTATTAGTTCCTCTACTTTAGGTAAATAGTATTATGCTGTCATTGGAAGATGGACACTATTAAAGGCTGCAAATTAATCGGTATGTCCCTGTGGAGTTTAGTGAGTGCTGTGCAGTCCCAGATTCAGACAGGACTGGAGGCCACTGATTGAGGCTCTTGTTGGGGAATGCACATTTTGCTCATGGGGAGGACAGAGTGTATTCTAACTGGTTTCTTACTGTAATTTGCCAGGAGGGGAAGATGCCCAGTGAGTGTTTGAAGGAAGGCCACTGCAAAGCCCTGCAGACGTCATTCTTTGAGTGCAAGAGGTCATTGGTAAGTCTGTGGTCATTACATTACACGTGATGCAAATAGGAACAGGTGGGAAGTTGAAGAGTAAAGAGAACAGGGAATGTTTTATCTCTTTCCTGATGTGTCTGCAAGCGGTGTTTTCCCACAGTGACCAGAAGCATAACAGAAATGTTATTGAAAACGAATGGCTGAACATGTTTATGTTAAATCATCTTCTGTCTTGTACAAATATAACTCTGTTTTAAGCTGTGCTGCAGACTAACCAATGTCTGTCCTCTTTTGACAGCTGGACACGAGGTCAAGattcagaggaaagaaaggataTTGAGGAGACACCTGAATGCTGATGCTGTGAATCCTGGATGAGAGCAACTGTAAATACTTAAGCTTAACAACCTCCTCTGAAAGCACACGCGTCACAAGTGGGGTGGCAAAGGACTTCCAAAAATTAAAAGAACaatgcacactgacacacaaaatgattACCAactcatcagcaaaatgtagcgctgacaaaaaaaactggcGCTGTCTCTGGCTGGAGCCTTTTCTGGATGAATGAGCGTGTGTGTCGTGTTATGAAAACacttgtaataaaataaataatggatAAAATTAAAGGTTTTTATAATGGCGTCTTAATACAGTTGAggtttacacatacagtagtaaCTCTTCCATAAGCTTCAATATTGCATTGTATAAAATGAGTCCTGGTCTTTCCTGCTATAGACAGTGCAAAGTTACAGTTTGCTGTTAGTTGCACAGCTTCACAGTGGTCTAtttgttgtacagtatgttggcTTAttactaaaaacacaaatagaaTTGATACACTCTCAAATACCCAAAATATGTGGACGGAAACGGTGACATATTGGTAACTAATGCCTCCTTAGTATGTTCAGAGCTGCTATTTTAAAGCAGCCATCATCATCTGCTCGAACTTCTCCATATCCACCTTCTTCATGATAAAAGCCTTGTGAGTCTTCTTCAGGAAGCCCACAGTATCCACTATCATCATGCCTCTGGTGTGCGTGCCAGTCAGCTCTACACTGACTGGATAACGGTCACTTTCTGTGATGAAGGAATCGTCCACGGCGGCTGCCATGGCGTATGAGTCGCAGGAAACAAAACCTGTGCCGGCGACAAACTCCTTCTGGAGGCGCTCGCTTTGTGACACGTCGATGCTGTGCTGGAAGATCCGTGCCATGAAGCGAGCTTTGTCGGTGTCCTGCGCCAACCAGGCATCACAAAATTCCTGTCAACATCAGGGGAAGCGTCATTCTCTGATGACTTCATTGATGCATTAACTTATTAGAGAGGTTATGTGCTGTTATTAGTCTTAGGAAACTATATGTGACGATGTATAACAGGACGCCTTACCCAGGACAGCTTACTGTAGCAGGTGAACTCCCAGCAGGCCAAGTAGGTGGGACACTGGTAGTCGTTCAGTACAATGTACGCAGCTTCTGGATCAGCAGTAAAGTTGAACTCGCCACACACTGTGGTGTTTCCTCGAGCTAAaggagacacagaaaacacagaaaaccacTGATTGCACTCTCAACTATTACAGGATGTAGATAGAATAATGAGAACACTTGATTTCAATTCTGAAGTAATTTGATTACAATTTCAAACACAGGGATCacagagtattttcattttcgaTTAATCCTGTCTTTTGATTAATCTTTGTCTTGATAATACCAGAtattaatgaaaaatgtcataatgacattttcaacaaaCCCCAAATATTCCATTTATAATCtgggaaaagcagaaaatcctcacactgGGGAAATTGCAACCTGCAGTTTTGCTAGAAAAATGACTGATtgtgattaatcaattatcaaaatagttcaaTTAAAAGTTGCACTGGTGAAAGAATtggaaaattattcaaataaGTTATTTTTCTCACAGTGCATTATTGTGGCTAGCCCCTTCACCACCTAACTAGATGTTCATGATTCTACTGACATTCAGTGTTGCCTCCCATGATGTAGAGCCCTTGGAGTTTGCTTGGTAGAGATGGATCCATCCTCACAGCCAGAGCCAGGTTGGTAAGGGGTGCTGTGGCAACCAGAGATACCTGGGGAATAAACCCAGACTTGAAAAGACCTGAAAgaagcacatatacacacacacatactgaagaGAGCTGTGTCACAGCTCTCACCTGCCCTGGGTTCTCATTGACGATCCTGATCATAGCTGCCACAGCGCCCTCCTTCTGAACCAGGTCCAGTCCGGGAGCGTTGGGGTCAGGAGCGTCTCCCAGCCCGTCCTGCCCGTGGAAGTGTCCCGCACTAATGCTGTTCCCAAGGATAGGCTTAGCTGCACCTTTAAACACTGGAATCTGGCACATTTAAGAAGAGCACACCAGATGAAACATAAACACCATAAGAGAAAATGTTGCTCTGCTGTTATTAACTGATTTCTGTCTATTTATGCATCATTAATGTTCCTAGTTATAATTGACAATTAATTAAATTTCTGGAAAATGAACTACAGCATTATATACTGAGGATGTGACATAATGGATAAGTCTACTGGATTATGGAAAATTAGAATGTCAGAAGCAAAGGGAAAATATGAATACATATGAAGTTTCAGATTCAACTGAATGTTCTACAAATAAGTATTTTCATCAGTCAATAAAGCTCAGTTTTGAACATTTccatacatatttataaaagTTGCTTACACTATGCTGATTTTTCATCCAAATactaattattttaataattagtAACTAATACATTTTTGGGGACATTTAATGccttaaataaatacagtagtTGACAGTAGAGTGATGGGgaacaacatgaaataaatgctCTCCAGCTGGACTGGGGAAGCTGTGGTTCATGGTCAGCATCCTAAACCTCTAGACCAATGACTAGACTAATGTGCTCATGCAACTTAAACTTTTCTACTTAAGCTAACTGAGCTCATGTGGCTCaaggaaaacagaaagtcaTTGTTGGGCAGTTTTATAAACAGCATCCTTACCATCCTCACATGATGCCACTAACTTTTTGTCTGGAAACACTTTTGACTCTTTAGCAAGTCAAAAGAGTCTAAAAAGACACAATATTCATCAGCAAATAATGCACTGACCACACTGTGTAGAGAATATCAGTGCTACACCCACCTCGAGTTTATTGCAGGCTTGCAGAACTCGCAGTGTGTTCTTACACACGTTCTCCACCGTGGTGTTTCCGTGCACGCAGGTGATGCCCAGGAGCTCCACGTTGGGGGCAGCCAGCGCCAACATGATGGCCTGAGCATCGTCCGTCCCACAGTCTACATCCACCAGCAGCTTCTTACTCATCGTGGATCCTAAGAAGCAAAGATTTTAGTCCAGTAagaacaaaacactgctgtcCTGACTGTTCATCTAACTCTTTGGTTCGTAATTTACTCCTCTAGTGAATTAGTAAACTGAAGATAGCATTTCTCCTACATTACGGTTATATTTAAAGGAGTGTTGAGCTTTGTTGGTTGTTTAATTCAGTGAACCTGTATAAAACAGAAGCACATATTTCACCACGCAACACTTACCTTTAGCTGAGCGTGAGAAAGATAAACTGTAGTGTCTGTCGGCTGCTGGGACTCTTCCTCTCACAGACTGGAACCAGCGATGGTCAGCTGCAAACAACCTTTGATCAGcaagaagaaaatcaaagacTGAATGGGAGGAGTTACATAGGAGGAAGCAGAAGTTAATGATAAATCTGCTTCTCAAAAGAAATAATCAGTTATGGAATAAACACACAACCTGGTGAAGCAccgtttctcttctctctctcattaaaaGTGTATTTACAGTGTCTATCAAAGGTGAAAATATTACTACTTGGTAATattagtaataccacagtgtaaaaatagtCCATAACCATTGAGTATCAATATGGAGGTCATAGTCCTAAATTTTACTTCAGTACATGAGTATTACttgcaaaatgtacttacagtatcaaaagtactcattatgcagaataatgactttccagtggtggaaagtacattcactcaagttctgtacttaagtacaattgtgaggtactttacttgagtatttccattttctgctactttatacttcttctccactacaATTCATTGGAAAATATTTGactattatatttatttattaacttgagttactttgcaaattcagattaagaatataaaatataatcaacaaataaattatgataatATTATATCAAAGACTTTTTTTGATCCCTAGAGCAGAAATCACAAGCCACCAAGCAGTAGATAAAGttacatacatgtgtatatatatatatatatatatatatacacacacacacatatatatacacacacacacacacacaatgcaatattaaagtgatgtacatACTcacaatccaataatataatatacattattctgaatcGGGCAaaaattagtacttttactttggcttttgaatgcaggactttctaggacttctacactgtggtattgctacttttacttgagtaaaatgtctACAATAAGTACCACTGCCCCTTACACAGTAACTAGTGAGTACAGCTGTtgaatgtagtggagcaaaAAGTTTCCCTTTGAAATGTGGTTAAGTATAcgtataaagtaaaataaatacgGACATAAAGTACCTAAAACTGTgctacagtacttgagtaaatgtaaatgttactttccaccactggtatatgtttcactgttgtttgTGCCACTAAATATGACGCTTCAGTATCACATGGCGCCAAATCCGACAGTCTGTGACTAAAAGTTTTTACTATCTCAAAGGGAACACTGAACACTTCTCATGATGTGTTTAAATATAGTTACAAGGAACATTTCTGCATTCAAGAGCATGCAACTGCCTTTCACGCCTTCTCTGATGTATATAGCGTCAACGTTAGTCAACAGGTTCTCAGAAGCTAGCATGACGGCTatcagagagaaatgtgaaTACGTAGCAAATCTCTTGAGTTCTTGTGTGCTGGTGTGAACGTGCAGCTTCGCCTCACCTCCCCACAGAGCGGCTGAAAATTTGAGATGTCTTAGCAACACTTCGGACAATCACCGCCATGCAGACAAACTGAGAGCCGACAGGAGGACGATGAACAGAGCTCTCACTCTGCCGTCATTtctgagcaccacaaactgcaccGAACCGACGCCAAACTGTAGCGGCAGAGCGCATGCGTGAGATTGAACGCCTATATATTTTCAGACTAGTCATCATGGATTATACCTCCATGCTGATCATTGTTTGACTGTGGAtgtgattcttcttcttcttctcgaAACAATCTATGGCGCGACGTCACTTCCGGAAATACCCTTAAAGGGAAACAGGTTTGTTTTTGCGCGACTCCCGaacagaatatttacattttttaaatttcagtttgtctacatttttgtttaaataattattttgttttagttttcaatGTGTTCTTATCATTTTGTATGCACTtttgtatttcaacatttttagaATAAAGTTAGGAAAACACAACCTCActaaaacaagtaaacaaaccaaaagttATGAACAGAGTCACTGAACAAGACAGTCGATCCATCAGAAGCATGGCCGGATAAATCCACTTTGGGGCCGTGGGGCAAAAAGAAGCCACAACCACCCCgtaccacctccaccaccatctctctgtgcattgtgtatgCATAAGTAAAATTAAATTGAACCAATTTCTATAGGAATTAATTGTGCACACAATATGAACTTGAACAATGTCAGGTTTAAAACTATTTGTTGACATGGGACCCATCTATTAGACAGGGTCTGAAAGGCCCTGCACACTCATGCTAAACCCATTTAGATGATCTCAATTATTTTGACTGACAGGATGTTTTCACATGTTGCCAGTAGAAGTACAGGTGTAAGTAatcaaatgaatgatggctgaattccatttagctgcttcagtttcagggtcctggtgtggtgcatgctggctcactgtcacactgtcatgtcttactgggacacttgaaaaCCATCATTAATGTTACAGTATTAGTAACACATATGACAGTTGTGGGTGAACAGGGCCTTTAAGATTAGATAATCATGCAGGACATTCAGTCGTGCATAAGCATACTTGCAGTTACCCACATTTCCACAAACCGAACACACAATGAATCTGGAGAAGCTCGTCACTGTGGACCTACTTTttgaaaatgcttctttttgAGGCAATTTGCATGAGGCAAACCTAAGAAGACGGAATATTTGCTGCTCAATTCATGAACCATAATGTCTCATTTAATTTACCGACACACTCATTTGGCATTGACAAGCCTTTATTCATTATCCAGTTTCACTTCATACCTTTGTGGGGGTGCAGGTGTCTTCCAAACTCCCCTGTCCaacctgtgtgtatgtacaaCTGATCAGAACAAGGTCATAACTTACTcaataacaatggatcaaactATAACAGCATTTGGCAACAACAGCCATATCAACATAAATACCTGTaagcaaaataacattttcaaaataaaatccactgTCTCTGTAAGTTTTGTACAATAAGGTACATCGGAGCCCGGAGCTGGTAAACTGTCAACAGAAGAGGTGTCGTTGAGGTCGGCAGAATAATGCAATATGCATTATTTCACTTCAGTCTAAAAACATCCATCAAGTGCTCATGTGTACTCTTAATCACAACAGAATACAATTGCAATAGTATAAAGCagtatgttttttaattttcatgcAGGTTAATTAAATTAAGTCTTTATCCAATTTCGATTCACAAAGTTCTGCATAATTCAGAGTGCTGTAAAACCgagaacacacacttttaataaataaaaacccaaGTTTTTAAGGGCTATTGGACCACTATAGTGCTGCATATAACCTGCAGAAATGTCCTAAATATCTGTAGATATGTTACAATTATAGAATAATGTGATGCACCTCTTCTGAAGCCCACAATTTGTGAACAAGTTCCCCATCAATGCTTCCAGCGTAGCATCAGAAGAACCTAAGAAATCACATTAGATGAGACATCATTGTAATACAAATGCCAGGGAGTACTTTCAGATATGGACTTCTTACAGATCTGTGCTCGTTGTAGAGAGTGATATGGTGTTGAATATTTATGTGATCCAAGACGAAAGATGAGAGTAAGTAGAGACAGTGGGAGGGAAACAGGCAACAGGCTAAAAACagttaaacaaaccaaatacgTGCTTCGACTTTAACAGCTGTCATTCTGCAGCGCAGTTTAGGTCCAGATGAATCTTACATCTTAAAAggcatttgtttttgacaaaccTGATCTGATCGTCTAATCAAAGCTACACTCTGCAAAATGTAGGCAGCTCCAAATGGcagcaaaatatacagtaatttTCATAAAAACATACTTTCAATACACGTTTTTCAAGAaatcttttcacattttatagtcTCCAGACAATCACACGCTTGCTTTCTGCTGTTACCTTTAGCTTAAATGTGTCTAGTGTAGCCTTACAGGtgaggctggtgttattctttatttttcttattatcgctaaatctcatgaaaagaccaaaaccaacagtgcgTTTCGCAATAGAATTCCTTACTGTCCTTCCTTACCCATTTTTCCCCCCTGaacatttgttggggactatttccaggagcggattaacacacatttggagTGGTAGTGAGttttacaacagcagcaggatggtgtatgtgggactgactcaaaataaaccacagtgccTATGTTCATAATGGAGCTCTAtaacacagaggaataagctctatcaggctttggctacacagacaatacttctTAGTTGGGTCAATttattgctggttttggtctttgcGTGGGTTTATTGACTATAAGGAAAATATAgacagccttatcctttaagtgacaaactgataaaaataaaatcaaataaaagcagcaaggACAAGGCTGAGACATCTGCACATCTTATTTCTAGGGACACAAGTTAAAGTGACTCATTGTACGCTTCCTGATGCTACAACTGGTACAGCAGCCTGTTGTCTGCACACTGGCTACGATGCAACACAGAAAGCCACATCTTTACTTTAAGTGTGTGATTCTAGTACTactagaggaagaggaggaagggaaacTGCTATAAAACAATCTACAGTAGCACTGGCACTTGGACATTACTCATCAACAGTGGCTAAGCACAAAACAAAGGGCTGTTGTTCCAGTTTGTGTtggtatgtttgtttgtgtggtgctATCATCATTATCCCCTTCAGTCTTTTGGTTTCCTCCAGATACAGGAGTCCACTTAGGTCTCAACTTTCCCGTATGTCCCCTCTGGGGGGCGATATTGTTTGGGGAAGGCCTTGAGCTGAAGAGAGTTAAAGGCGTATTTACGACATCCCACATTCTTCATGGTGTTCTCTCTCCTGCAGCCCTCACTGTGGAGAAACAGAAGCTGTGCATTATTAATTTTGGctaatatattatttttctaATGAGATTTGGTGCAGGGGTAAtaacatcttcatcatcagctgaCCTGCGCATACAGTCCAAGGCCTGGTAGAAGACCTGTGGGGCGAGGGCGTGCTCCTGCTGCAGGACCTGACACTGCTCCAGGGTCAGAGACATGGCTGTGCGGTCCTTGGCGCTCTTACAGCTGGTGAAACGCACTCCGTTCAGCCGGCGACACGCCTGCAGAGTTTGGAGAAAAAGATTagaggagaaagacaagagCTTTTGAATTTGGGGGCTGCACCGAGAAGACATGAGAAGCTAGTCTACCTCGGCTGCTTGCCACAAAATCTCCACGTTCTTGCTTTTCTTGGCGTTCACATTCTGGCTCAGCAGTTTAAGCAGCTCGGGCAGACCGATGGTACTGCGGGAGCGAGGCAGGCCTGacgagagagcagaggaggagtgatGTGGTGAGTTAAATATgagaacaaaaagacaaaaagacatttttccttctgttaaaagtgttttttattcatgtttgcaAACTCACAGTCTTCTGGCAGGACTTCTTTAAACTGGTCGTAGTATGAGCTGAGGCGAGTCATGCTCTCCATGTTGATCACCTCCTGCAGAGACGTGTCTCCAAACCTGGACACACATGTAAGATATCAGAGTTTAAATCTTTCCTGTTAATATCCTGCTGCCTTGTACTTCAAATAGGTAATGCAATAGCAAAATATCTCATCATTCTACTGTACAACCTATGCAGGTTTAATGTGTTATCCAGGGAACTGAGCATACATGCTTTTTAATGTCATATTCACAGCCCAGTTTTAAACTAGGGTTCAGTGGTTTGCCACTGGGGTTTCAACCAGCAATCTTCCTCTCATCACTCCATCTATTTAATCCTCATTCAAACctctttttctactttttatttCCTACATTTTCTAACGTTCTCCTCGTCTAATATATTGAGGAACCAACTTCTTGACTGAACAGGTCATGAATACATCAGTGTTAtgacttcttttcattttcttatgtACACCATGAAATTGGGTGATACTATCTTTCCCATTTTAAGTGCATATTTGTTTATTCAGTGCATTGTCTTTCTATTTCAACCTCTGAAGGGGTAACTAATTGGttatttacactttttaaaaatattttggaCCCCTAACAAAAACTCAGCAACAActaacaaaagacaaaagctaTTTGAATAATTGCACCATGCCAAGTTTATATTAaagtgtgttttgctttgtgttttattatgtaaaaTCACTTACATAAATACTATAGTAAAAACTATGTGGAGTTGTTTTTGATGattaattgaaatattttatttgaaaactaTAAAACTGACCAAAGTATCTAAAAATGGACCTATCCAGCCAAAACTGACATTCTTTCTCTGGGAtgccctttctcctctccttttctttctgtcctccagcCCTCAACCTTTCCTGTCCTCTAATCTCAGTGACTCACTTCTCAGCCAGCGTCTGCTGCTCGTTGATCCCCACATTGAACAGGACGGGCTGCACGCGCAGCAGCATCCCGTTCTGGATCTCTCGTGGCAGCGTGTCAAACATCACCCCGGGCATCGGAACCCTGACGTTAAAGCCGTTCCTGTTTCCTGTGATCACCGGCAGCATGTCCGGGGCGAAACCCGAAGTCGCTTGGGTAACTTTAAACGTGACGTTTCTCAGGTCCATCACTCCGACACTCATATCCTCCAACATGGCCAGCTCCTCACCTTTAAGAAA
This window of the Enoplosus armatus isolate fEnoArm2 chromosome 11, fEnoArm2.hap1, whole genome shotgun sequence genome carries:
- the LOC139292223 gene encoding inosine-uridine preferring nucleoside hydrolase; its protein translation is MAVIVRSVAKTSQIFSRSVGRLFAADHRWFQSVRGRVPAADRHYSLSFSRSAKGSTMSKKLLVDVDCGTDDAQAIMLALAAPNVELLGITCVHGNTTVENVCKNTLRVLQACNKLEIPVFKGAAKPILGNSISAGHFHGQDGLGDAPDPNAPGLDLVQKEGAVAAMIRIVNENPGQVSLVATAPLTNLALAVRMDPSLPSKLQGLYIMGGNTESRGNTTVCGEFNFTADPEAAYIVLNDYQCPTYLACWEFTCYSKLSWEFCDAWLAQDTDKARFMARIFQHSIDVSQSERLQKEFVAGTGFVSCDSYAMAAAVDDSFITESDRYPVSVELTGTHTRGMMIVDTVGFLKKTHKAFIMKKVDMEKFEQMMMAALK
- the coa5 gene encoding cytochrome c oxidase assembly factor 5; amino-acid sequence: MPKYYEDKEEDNRACAGIREDFKACLLQHDCVVKEGKMPSECLKEGHCKALQTSFFECKRSLLDTRSRFRGKKGY